A portion of the Krasilnikovia cinnamomea genome contains these proteins:
- a CDS encoding nicotianamine synthase family protein: protein MLSLSAAPDWDVTAAGSLSHRVLRLYEQLRAQSDLAPSPVVNALFADLVDACVHADAEDVPSVLSDPRITGVRSDLIRLCAQGESLLENAWARRVLAADHPGAETAEFPYLGNYEQLARLELHALAGAGHRPETTRRLCFVGGGPLPLSAILLYRALGIRVTVVDRDREAVELSRRLVDRLVPAEQISVVLADAASPSDIARAVADCDVVVVAALVGPTRAQKRAALRAIGRSVEPGTHVLIRSADGLRTLLYPTVDISDVQDAGLAPELLLHPLGEVVNSVLVTRRR from the coding sequence ATGCTGAGCCTGTCCGCCGCGCCCGACTGGGACGTTACTGCGGCTGGTTCGCTGTCCCACCGCGTTCTTCGCCTGTACGAGCAACTGCGCGCGCAGAGCGATCTCGCTCCGTCGCCTGTGGTCAATGCGCTGTTCGCCGATCTGGTCGACGCCTGCGTGCATGCCGATGCGGAGGATGTTCCGTCGGTCCTGTCCGATCCACGGATCACCGGGGTGCGGTCGGACCTGATTCGGCTGTGCGCGCAGGGCGAGTCGCTGCTCGAGAACGCATGGGCTCGAAGGGTGCTCGCAGCCGACCACCCGGGCGCCGAGACGGCCGAGTTCCCCTACCTCGGAAATTACGAGCAACTCGCCCGGCTCGAGTTGCACGCGCTGGCGGGAGCCGGTCACCGGCCCGAGACCACGCGCCGGCTCTGCTTCGTCGGCGGCGGTCCGTTACCGCTGAGTGCCATCCTGCTGTACCGCGCGCTGGGGATCCGTGTCACGGTCGTGGACCGGGACCGCGAAGCCGTCGAGCTCTCCCGCCGCCTCGTCGATCGCCTCGTCCCGGCGGAGCAGATCAGCGTCGTCCTGGCCGATGCGGCCTCCCCGTCCGACATAGCGCGCGCAGTCGCCGATTGCGACGTCGTGGTCGTCGCCGCGCTCGTCGGTCCGACCCGGGCGCAGAAGCGGGCGGCGTTGCGAGCCATCGGCAGGTCCGTGGAGCCCGGCACGCACGTCCTCATTCGCAGTGCGGACGGCCTGCGTACTCTGCTGTATCCCACGGTCGACATCAGCGACGTCCAGGACGCCGGGCTGGCGCCGGAACTGCTCCTGCACCCGCTCGGAGAGGTCGTCAACTCGGTGCTCGTGACCCGGCGTCGCTGA